The genomic region CGTCGGACCACAGGCTTGGCACGAAGCTGGGGCAATCGAGGGCGGCCCAGACCAGCTCGGGACGCAAAGCCCCGTCGACCGACGGCAGGGAATCGTCGGGGGTGAACGCGGCGGCCGCAACAGTATCGTGATCCGGAATCGCTCCAACCTGGATCTGCAGGCCGTGGGGATGGGCGGGACCACAGACGAAGCAGCCGGGATAGGGATGGGCGTCGGTCCTGAACGGCGAACCCTCGGCGGCGGCGCGAGCCTGCTCGGCCGAGGGCCGGACCGGGGGCTTGAGGTCATCGAGCGAGACGGCCGGTTCCACCCGGGCGACGACTGAGCCGTCATCGGCCTGAATCGTCACCGCCTCTCCATCGCGCACCCGCACGTATGGCTGCCCCAGCTGAACGGGGGCTCGCAGCGTCACTTCGACAGGCCCTTTCGTCGCGCCCGCAAACGTCCCGCAGCAGTAGCCACCGTTTCCGTAGCCGGAAGGCCCGCAGAATCTTGGGTCGATTATCAGCTCCGCCGCCATGCGGTCACTTTGGTCTCCCGCGCGTGGTTTGTCAAGACAGGCGGCCACCATGGCTACTTGGATGTGGAGAAGGCGGAAGCAGCCTCAGGTGGCACCAATTGGGGCAGCAATCTGAGCGCAACCAGGCGCAACTCAGAGCAACTGAAGCGTGATGAAACCTGCTCAAAGCGGCCGAGAGCCAGCACATCACAAGTTCTACGAAACCGAAGGTCACCGGTTCGGACCGGTCGAACTCTCTATTTGATCCGGCTGGGGCATTTGAAGTGGACCGAAATGCGGCGGCTGGATAGCCCGATGCACCGCTCCGATGTGGCGGTCCATAGAGTCTTCGTGCGAGGTGCGGAGATTCCAGGGAGTCAGATTTGAGTTCCAGATGAAGAACAAAAACCTCAAGGTTCTGATTGCGCCCGACTCTTTCAAGGGGACCTTCACAGCGTCTCGCGTCGCCGCCGCCATATCTGAGGGGGTCCTGGCGGCAGGTGATGAGGCCGACTGCTGTCCACTTGCTGATGGGGGCGAAGGCACTATGCGCACCTTGGTCTCTTCGGCTGGCGGAAGAATCATCAAGGTGGCCGTCCGCGATCCTCTCGGTCGTCCGGTCGACGCGGACTTCGGTCTTGTCGAAGACGGTTCAACCGCGGTCGTAGAGATGGCCGAGGCCAATGGATTGGGCCGGGTGGAGATTGAAAGTCGTGACGCAGAGGCTGCCTCCACCTACGGAACGGGTGAGCTGATGGTCGCGGCCGCCGGAATGGGGGTCAGACGCATCCTGGTGGCAGTTGGAGGTTCGGCGACTACTGACGGCGGCTCGGGATGCCTCGAAGCCATCAGAGATGCGGGCGGAATAGGGGATGTTGAACTGGTCGTGCTCTGCGATGTGGCGGTGCCCTGGGAGTCGGCTCCGTCCATGTTCGCGCCGCAGAAAGGTGCTGACCAGGCCGCTGTAACCCGGCTCGAGGCACGCCTTGCATCGCTGGCAGACCAACTGCCGCGAGACCCGAGAGGGATCCCCCGAACCGGGGCGGCAGGCGGACTTGCCGGGGGGCTGTGGGCCTCTCTCGGGGCCGAACTCGTCTCGGGCGCCGACTGGCTGTTGGACGCAACCGGCTTCGATTCCCGGGCAAGCGCGGCCGACATCGTCGTGACCGGAGAGGGACGCCTCGATCGACAGACCACTGAAGGGAAGCTGGTTGGCGCGATCCTCCGGCGGACGGTCAGATCCGGTCTGATCACGGTCGCCGCTGTAGGTCAGAACGACTTGAGCGAAACCGCATTCCGGAGTATGGGACTGACTGCCGTGGTTGAGGCTCCGACGCCAGGGGAGCTGGAGACATTTGGCGAAAGGCTCAAGTTCATTGAACCGATTCGGCTGAGCCTCGAGAATTGCATTGACAGGTAGTGGGGCGGGCGCATTTTGTGAGCTGGCTTGACCGCTGCGAAAGCCCTGAGCGAGTGGCGGTAGTCTCGGTTCATGAGCCGGACAGCGAGTTTCGCCGATCTTTCAGGAAAGACCGCGCTGATCACCGGCTGCGGCAGCGAGTCCGGGATCGGATTTGCGTCGGCCCGCGCCCTTGGCCGCCAGGGAGCGGCGGTGGCGATCTCATCGACCACCGACCGGATCCATGACCGGGTTGACGAACTGGCCCGGGAAGGCATCGAGGCCAGGGGGTTCGTGTACGACCTGGTCGATCCGGCCGAAGCGACGGCGATGGTCGAAGAGGCAACCGCCTGGCGCGGCGGACTCGACATCCTGGTCAACAACGCCGGTATGAGCCAGGTGGGCACCGAAGACCTCGGCCGCCCGTTCGGCGATCTCAGCCACTCCGAGTGGCGGGCCGGTATCGACCAGAACCTCGACCTCGCTTTCAACGTCACCAGGGCGGCGGTGACCGCGATCAGCGACGCCCGGGCCGGCCGCATCGTCTTCGTCAGTTCGGTCACCGGCCCGATGGTCAGCGCTGCAGGCAACCCCGCCTACAGCGCCGCCAAGGGTGGCATCGACGGCCTTATGCGGTCGCTGGCGATCGAACTCGGACCGGCCGGGGTCACGGTCAATTCAGTCAGCCCCGGGTGGATCGAAACAGCCTCCGCCACGGAAGAGGAGATGACTGCCGGCCGGCACACGCCAGTCGGCCGGCCCGGCACCCCGGAAGAGGTGGCCGCGGCCGTTCTCATGCTGGCTACTCCCGAGGCCTCCTACATCACCGGCCAGACTCTGGTGGTGGACGGGGGGAACATCATCCAGGAGGTCAAAGGAGGCTGAAGGCCGGCGATGAACACCCAGGTGGCGCACTTAGCGCTCGAACGTGGCTACCGCGCCGGCCAGCGGATAGACGCGGCGCTCGCGACGGGACGGACCCTTGATCTCGACTCTGCCTGTGTCGGCGGGGTCGAGCGTGCCAATTCCCTCGAACTTGAACCGATCGAAGACGTAGGGGACGCTCCGGGCAAAGGGGTATGGACGGGATTGGACGGCGAAGTGCAGATGGGGACCGAAGCTGTTGCCGCTGTTGCCCAGCCGGCCGATCTTCTGGCCGGTGCGAAGACTCTGGCCCTTCCGGACCCGGATCGAGCCGGGCAACATGTGCGCGTAAAGGGCGAACTGATGCGGCCCGATCTTCACGATTGCGCTGTTGCCGGTGTAGTCAGCGGATGTCTGAACCGTGGGATTCGGCGGCCCCGGTGGCCAAGGTGCGTCGGGCATGCCTTTATGAACCGCCACGACCTTGCCGTTCGCAACGCTGTGGATCGGCTCACCGTAACCGTAGAAGTCAGTGAGCTTGCTGCCGTCGCCCTTGATGAGCGAGCCGTTGACGATGCGCGAGTAATCGATGGCGAAAGCCTCGATCATCGTAAGCCTGTTGTCGATTGCCAGGAGCCCGCTTCGATGGGATCCGTTGGGATCACAGCAGGCGTTTCCGCCAAACCATCCGGACCCCCGCAGTGGCGGCGCTATGACGATCGGGGGGCGGCCGTCAACCTGCGTGCCAAGCGTGACCTTGTGGTTGTCGACGATGTTGCTCAGCGGACCCGAAGTAACCGCGTACCTGACGGTGCTGGTCAAGCGGCCCGGGAAATTGCGGGACGATCCCGGAAGCTTGACGTCAATCAGGCTGGCAACGGATGAAGCGGATGGAATCGTCGAGGTGGGCTTCAGGATGCCCAGGGAAAGCGGATGAGTAATGCCGGCCAGTGCGTTGCCGCTCAGTTCCAGAACCGTCCTGCGACCTGAACGCACGACCAGGGA from Thermoleophilia bacterium harbors:
- a CDS encoding glycerate kinase, which produces MWRSIESSCEVRRFQGVRFEFQMKNKNLKVLIAPDSFKGTFTASRVAAAISEGVLAAGDEADCCPLADGGEGTMRTLVSSAGGRIIKVAVRDPLGRPVDADFGLVEDGSTAVVEMAEANGLGRVEIESRDAEAASTYGTGELMVAAAGMGVRRILVAVGGSATTDGGSGCLEAIRDAGGIGDVELVVLCDVAVPWESAPSMFAPQKGADQAAVTRLEARLASLADQLPRDPRGIPRTGAAGGLAGGLWASLGAELVSGADWLLDATGFDSRASAADIVVTGEGRLDRQTTEGKLVGAILRRTVRSGLITVAAVGQNDLSETAFRSMGLTAVVEAPTPGELETFGERLKFIEPIRLSLENCIDR
- a CDS encoding SDR family oxidoreductase, which encodes MSRTASFADLSGKTALITGCGSESGIGFASARALGRQGAAVAISSTTDRIHDRVDELAREGIEARGFVYDLVDPAEATAMVEEATAWRGGLDILVNNAGMSQVGTEDLGRPFGDLSHSEWRAGIDQNLDLAFNVTRAAVTAISDARAGRIVFVSSVTGPMVSAAGNPAYSAAKGGIDGLMRSLAIELGPAGVTVNSVSPGWIETASATEEEMTAGRHTPVGRPGTPEEVAAAVLMLATPEASYITGQTLVVDGGNIIQEVKGG
- a CDS encoding M23 family metallopeptidase, encoding MTVRNVSPARYFPGTDNRNHVEYNLVITNGLQTEAKLKSLVVRSGRRTVLELSGNALAGITHPLSLGILKPTSTIPSASSVASLIDVKLPGSSRNFPGRLTSTVRYAVTSGPLSNIVDNHKVTLGTQVDGRPPIVIAPPLRGSGWFGGNACCDPNGSHRSGLLAIDNRLTMIEAFAIDYSRIVNGSLIKGDGSKLTDFYGYGEPIHSVANGKVVAVHKGMPDAPWPPGPPNPTVQTSADYTGNSAIVKIGPHQFALYAHMLPGSIRVRKGQSLRTGQKIGRLGNSGNSFGPHLHFAVQSRPYPFARSVPYVFDRFKFEGIGTLDPADTGRVEIKGPSRRERRVYPLAGAVATFER